CGAGCGGCTTGATCCCCCCCACAGGCGGGCCTAGGATGCCGCCGCGTCCATTCGGGGTCGGCCCGAAGGCGCGCGGAAGTTCTTCACTCCGAGGTTCGTCCCGTCATGAAAGTCTCGTCTCCCGAGCATCGCAAGAATGTCTACACGGAAGCGATGGAGGTATTCCACGCAGCCGCCGACCTCGTCGGTCTCAATGGTCGTGTTCGTCTGGAGCTCGAGGAGCCCGACTACGAGCACATCTTCTACGTCACTGCCGACCTGAACGACCGCCTCGCTCCGATCGCGCCGGCCGAGGGCGCTCGCTATGCGAAGCTGGCCGCGTCGTCGCTCCGGCAGGACGCGCTGATCCCGCTCTTCGACGGCAAGTTCAGCCTCCGCCCGGACGGCCTTCGCGGCGCCGATCTCCACGTGGAAAACGGAGTGATCCGCCTCGGGGAGAAGGGCCTCTTCCACATCGAGGAGGGGAAGTCCCGCCGGTTCAAGGCCTATCGGGTCCAGCACAACCAGGCCCGCGGCCCCTACAAGGGTGGAACGCGCTACCACAACGCGGTCTCGCTCGACGTCTTCAAGATGCTCGCGGCGGAGATGACCTGGAAGACCGCGATCGCGGACGTCCCTTTCGGCGGCGGCAAGGGCGGCATCAAGCTCGACCCCCGCGAGTACAGCAAGGACGAGCTCGAGGCGATCTCGCTGCGCTACATGTACAAGCTCAAGCCGATGATCGGCCCCGACATCGACATCCCCGCGCCGGACGTCGGCACCAACGGGGAAGTCATGGCGTGGATGTTCCGCCAGTTCAGCGACGGTGAGCGTGAGCGGCACACGATGCGCGGCATCGTGACCGGCAAGGACGTCAAGATCGGCGGTTCCGAGGGCCGGGTGAAGGCCACCGGGCAGGGCCTCGCGTTCTGCGTGGAGGAGTGGTTCCAGGATCAGGGCCTCTCCCTCGAGGGCTCCCGCTTCATCCTCCAGGGCTTCGGCAACGTCGGCTCCTGCGCCGCGGAGATCCTCTGCGCGATGGGCGCGCGACTCATCGCGGTCAACGACGCGGATGGGACCGTCTACAACCCGGACGGCCTCGACGTCGCGGCGCTGGTCGCCCACGTCCACCAGAACAGGGAGAACCTGAAGCGCTCGGTGGCGGGCTTCGCCGGCGGCCAGGCGATCTCGAAGAACGACTTCTGGGAGATCGAGGCGGACTTCCTCCTCCCCTGCGCTCTCGGCGACGAGATCACGGGCGACGTGGCGAGCAGGATCAAGGTGAAGCTGGTGGCGGAAGGCGCGAACCACCCCACCACGCCCGAGGGCGACGAGGTGCTCGCGGCCCGGAAAATCGACCTGATCCCGGACATCATCGCCAACTCCGGCGGTGTCACCGTGTCGTACTACGAGTGGATCCAGAACAAGCGGATGGAGCACTGGACCGAGGCGGAGGTCAACGCCCGGCTCGAGAAGGCGATCAAGTCCAACTACCGGATCATCAAGGACATCTCCCTTGACCGTCCGCGCCGTACGCCGGAGTTCAACTCCACGCCGTTCATGATCGGGCGCAAGATCCCGACCCGGACCGCGGCCATGGTCCTCGCGCTCAAGCGGATCGAGGCGCACTACCTCATCGAGGGCTTCTCCCAGTAAGCAACCTCGCTGGGTAGAATTCCGGTGCGAGCCCCGCTCCGATGCCTTGGGCGTCGAGCGGGGCTCGTTCGTTTCTATCGGTCACTGGAGGTTCCCGAGGGACGCGACGACGGCCTCGACCACGCCGACGACGCGGCTACCCAGGGGCTCCCGGTCTTTCGCGAAGGCGGGCACGAGGCGGAGCGAGCACGTCGTCGCCACGAGAACCCACTCGCCCCTTTCGGCGGGTCGAGCTCCCACGAGGAGGAGGGCACCTGAGGCGATGCTCCGATCGCCCACCCTGCCCGACCGGGCCACGCGGTAGAGGGAGACGCCGGCGACGCCCTCGTCGAATCCCGCGAGGCTCCCTGGCGCCGGCTCCACCGAAGGCGAGCCCGCGGACTCGACCTGCAGGACCTCGGTGGGACTGCCTGCGCCGACCTGGATCGTCCGCCTGGTCCGAGGCCTCCTCGGGGCGGGAGGGGCCGCGAGGATCAGGGCCTGGGCGAAGGCGGTCCCCGGATCGCTCCCCGGATCGCTCCCAGCTGACGCGGCGCCCACGAGGGCGCGGAAGGCCTGCGACGCGGCGGATGAAGGGGTCGAGAGGCTCTGCTGCATGTCGGCGCTCCTTGCCGGCTCTCCGGCGTGCCACGCTCGCCTCGATGGGGCGACGGGATGATGGGAGCCTACCGCAGGGGTCCGACATCGCCTCCGGCTGGATCCTCCCCCGCCGTCAGGCGGCGAGGGGGAGGGAGCCGGAACAGCCGAGATCGAGCGGCCTCAGGCCGCCCGACCGGAGCGTCAGTGCATGGTCCAGTTGACGGAGGCGACGGCGTGGATCGGGTCGTCCGCCTCGACCTCGATGAAGCGGACGCCCACCCCGCGAAGCGCGGTCGCGCCCTCCCTGCCGCCGTATTCGAGGACGCACTGGTAGCGAACCTCTCCGACCAGGGAGAGCTCGACGCCCGACAGCGGATCCGCGAAGCAGATGGAGAGGCGGCCGCCGAGCGGCTGGAGCTGGGAGGTCTCGATGAACATGCCTCCGGCCGAGATGTTGCGTGCGACTCCCCGGGAAATTCCGCTGAACGAGGTGAGATAGACGGGGAAGGCCTTGTCGAACCTCGACGCGCCGCGCCGATCCCTGCCCTGTGCCTGCTGTCCCATCATCCTTGCCTCTCCACCTGGCGGGCGACCGCGCCCTCTCAACGGCAAGGTACGGATGTAGGACAAGGTGGGCAAAATAACGACCCGACCCCACCTGTGAAGATCTGCCAAACGCTCGGTCGCCCGGCTGGGACGCGTCGCCCAGCGGGCGATGCATACGTTGATCGAAGGGGGAGCGCCCGCTCCCCCTGGGGGCTCCATCATCGGGGGCCCCGGAGGGGAGCGGGTCACCGGAACGATGGCCGTGTTTCGACTGATGGGGGGAACGGTTGCAGGGCTCGCGCTCTGCGGCCTCGCGTCGTGGGGATCGCCGGGCTCCGCGCCTGAAGGGCCGACCCCTATGGAGGCGCCATGCCCCTCGTCGAGCCCGGGAATCGCGGCCACGACCGGCCACGCGGCCGGGCCCCGGTGCGACCCCCAGGACGAGGCACAGGAGCGGAATCCTGACTCCCAGGTGGAGGGGGGGCGGGATCCCGGCACGCTGGATCGAAAGAACGAGCCGTCCACTCCGAGGCAGCGGGATCCGGAGCAGTTCTACAAGAAGCCGCCCCGCAAGCCCCGGGAGATCCGGAAGATCCCCGCATAGATGGGGCGCCGCGTGGCGCAGGACGTCAGCCTGGACGAACGGCGAGGTAGATCGCGCTGTCGCCCCGCTGGATGCGTAGGAGAATCATCTCGCCGGAGCCGATCGAGCGAACCGCGTCGCGGTATTCCGGCAGGCTCCGGACCGGCCGGCGGTTGACCTCGAGGAGCACGTCGTTCGCGGCGACGCCTGCCCGCGCGGCGGCGCTGCCCGGCTGGACGTCGGTGACGACGACGCCGCCGCCTCGCGCGATCCCGAGGGAGCGCGCGGTCTCGGCGGTGACCTCGCCGACGGTCAGGCCGAGGAGGGGATCCGCCTCGCCCGCAGGCGACTTCGACCTGGGTCGCGCCGCCATCTCGTCGTCCGTGCGCTCCGAGATGGTGACGTCGAGCCGCTGCTGCTTGCCCTCCCGCATCACGCCGAGGGCGATCCGGGTCCCGGGGCTGAGGAAGGCGACCGTCCTCGAGAGCTGGGCGTAGGTCTCAATGGTCCGACCGTCCACGGAGACGATCACGTCGCCGGGACGCACGCCCGCCGCCTCGGCGGGGCTGCCCGGGACGACGTCGGCGACGAGGGCGCCGTGCTGCTTCCCCAGCGAGAGGCCCTTCGCGAGCTCGGCGGTGAGATCCTGCGTCGCGACCCCCAGCCAACCGCGGGAGACGTGCCCCTTGCCCTCGAGCTGGGGCACGAGGGCCTTGACCAGATTGATCGGGACGGCGAAGCCGATCCCCTGCCCCTGGGCCACGATGGCGGTGTTGATGCCGATGACCTCGCCGCGGGAGTTGAAGAGGGGTCCGCCCGAGTTGCCGGGGTTGATGGCGGCGTCGGTCTGGATGAAATCGTCGTAGGGCCCGGCGCCGATGAACCGCTCCTTGGCGGAGACGATGCCCATCGAGACGGAGTGCGAGAGGCCGAAGGGGTTTCCGATGGCGACGACCCAATCGCCGACCTCGGCCGCGTCGGAGTCGCCGAGCATCACCGCCGGGAGATCCTTGGCGTTCTCGAGCCGCAGGAGCGCCACGTCGGTCTTCGGATCGCTGCCGACGACCTGGGCCTTGAACTCGCGACCGTCGGCGAGCTTGACCTCGATCTGATCGGCGCCGTCGATGACGTGGTTGTTGGTGAGGACGAGGCCGCTCTCGTGGAGGATGAAGCCGGAGCCCATGGAGCGGGGCATGATCCGCTCGCCCTGCCCTCTCGGCGCGGGCGCGGGCCCGGCGCCATCGCGCTGGCCCTGCTCCCCCATGAACCGCCGGAAGAACTCCTCGAAGGGATCGGGGCCTCCCCTGCGGCGCGACCGGACCACGCTCGCGGTGGAGACGCTCACCACCGCGGGCTTCAGGGTCTTCACCAGGGGTGCGAGAGAGGGGAGCGGCGAGAAGCCGTTGGGGATCGCGGGAGAGGGACGCCCGTCGCCGTACTCGTGCCAGAGCTCGCTCCGGCCCTTCGCGTGCGCGGTCGATCCCTCGAAGGAGATGGGGCTGACGACAGCGAGCGATGCGGCGAGGGCGGCGCAGCCGGCGGCGCCGATGAAGAGACCACGAGCGAAGGAGGACATGGATACCCCGACGACAGTCCAGAGCGACCGAGGGCGCTCATACGTTCTCTGCCGGAGAGCCGAGGCGTAGCCAAGCGCGGAAGGCGGTTCGTTGGGACGCCGTGGCCGCTCGGCCGGCCCGGACGGTCGGCTGCCCGATCAACGATCACCTGGCGTGGCCATTCCCGTCGATCGCCCGCTCGCTTCGGAATCGATCGGGGACGTACCGGCGGCCCCGACGGGGCGGGTCCGGGCATCGGCCGTCGAACCTGCTCGGATTGTTGCTTCAGGCCGCCCCTTCGGGGCCGGGTACATAGCGCGCGACCCGCACCCGAACCGGACGGATCACCTTCTCGCCGATCTTCCAGCCCCCGCGGATCTCCTCGATCACCACGCCGTCGCTCTCGCGATCGTTGGTCGGGACCATGTCCACCGCTTCGTGGACGAGAGGATCGAAGACCTGGCCCTCGGCGTGGACGGGGACGACGCCGACGCCCTCCAGGCGGCGCTGCAGCGCGTCGGCGATCAGGCGGACTCCCTCGGCGAGGGCGGCGGCGTCCTTCGTCGAGCTCGCGAGGGCTCGGCGCAGATCGTCCATGGCGTCGAGCAGGAGCGTGGCCGAGTCGGCCTGGGCGCGCTCGACCTGGCGGTCCTTCTCGCGCTCCATGCGGCGCTTGAACGACTCGCGGTCGTTGAGCGCATCGGCGTAGGCGCGGGAGAGCTCGTCGATCCGCTTGGACTTCGCGTCGAGCTGCCCGCGCAACGAGTCGAGCTCGTCGCTCGAGGCTTCGGCCACTCGCTCTTCGCTGGTCTCGGTCGGCTTCTGGGTCTCTTCGGGGTTCTCCATGGTGGCGCGAAACCTAGCGACCGGCTTCCACTTGTCAACCTTCGAAAGGCCGAGGTCAGCGCGGCTCGCCGGCCTCCTCCTCCAAGCCCGTCAGCCCCAGGGCGTCGGAGGGATCGCCGACGATCTCGATCTCCGCCGCCCGCAGCGAGTAGTAGAGCAGCCATCGCTCGGCGGAGGTCAGGCTCCCCGGAGGGAGCGCCTCCTCGATCTCCTCGACCGAGAGGGATCGCTGCTGGACGCCCCGGCGGAAGAGCGCCTTTCGCGCCAGGTGGCTCTTGCCGATCTTCACGTCCATCGTCGCGCTCCTCCGCCCTCCGCTCGCCATTCCCCTCTCCAGGGAAGTTAAGGCCGACGACGGACTACCGCTTCCAAAGATGAGCGCGGGCTACTCGTCGCCGGTGGCCGCCTTGCCCGATCCCATCAGCGATGGGGGAGCGAGGATCTCGCCGCCGCTTCGCACCGGGGTGTACTGGTCGGAGGCCTTTGCCCCGAGGATCCGCTCGATCTCCTCCTCTTCGACCACCTCCTGCTGGAGGAGGCGGGCCGCCAGCGACTCGAGCTTCGTGCGGTGCGCGCGGATCAGGTGCCGGGCCGTCTCGAGCCCCTCCTGGATGATCCGCTGGATCTCGGAGTCCACCAGCCGATGCAGTTGCTCCGAGTAACCGCGCATCTCACTCGGATTGCCGGTCTGCTGGAGGAAGGCGGCGCGGCGCCGATCCCCCAGGGACACGGGGCCGATCGACTCGCTCATCCCGTACTCACGGACCATCGCCGCGGCGATGTCGGTGGCCTGCTGGAGATCGTTGGCTGCGCCTGTGGAGATCTCCCCGACGATCAGCTCTTCCGCCGCCCGGCCTCCCAGCAACGCCGCGATCTTGTCGCGCAGCTCGGGGACGGTCATGAGGTATCGGTCCTCGAGGGGCATCTGCATGGTGTAGCCGAGGGCTGCGACGCCGCGAGGGATGATCGAGACCTTCTGCACCCGCTCGGTGCGTGGGAGGAACCAGCCCACGATGGTGTGGCCGGACTCGTGGTAGGCGACGATCTCCTTCTCGCGCTCGTTGAGCCGCCGGCTCTTCTTCTCCAGGCCGGCGACCACCCGCTCGATCGCCTCCTCGAGCTCGGACCGCGTGACCTCGTCCTTCCCACGCCGAGCCGCGAGGAGCGCCGCCTCGTTCACGATGTTGGCCAGGTCGGCGCCCGCGAAACCGGGGGTGCGCGAGGCGATGACCTTCAGGTCGACGTCGCGGGAGAGCTTCACATCCCTTGCGTGGATCTCGAGGATCCGCTCGCGCCCGCGCTTGTCGGGCCGATCCACGAGCACCTGGCGGTCGAAGCGTCCGGGCCGCATCAGGGCGGGATCGAGGATCTCGGGCCGGTTGGTGGCGGCGAGGATGATGAGCCCCACCCGGCTGTCGAAGCCGTCCATCTCGGCGAGGAGCTGGTTGAGCGTCTGCTCCCGCTCGTCGTGGCCCATGATCCCCGAATTGCGGCTCTTGCCGATCGCGTCGAGCTCGTCGATGAAGATGATGCACGGCGCCCGGGTCTGGGCCTGCTGGAAGAGGTCGCGGACCCGCGCGGCGCCGACGCCGACGAACATCTCGACGAACTCGGAGCCCGAGAGGCTGAAGAAGGGCACGCCCGCCTCGCCTGCAACCGCGCGAGCGAGGAGGGTCTTGCCGGTGCCGGGCGGGCCGACGAGCATCACGCCCTTGGGGATCTTGCCGCCGAGGCGCCGGAACTTCTCCGGCATCTTGAGGAAGTCGACGATCTCCTTGAGCTCTTCGACGGCCTCATCGATGCCGGCCACGTCCTTGAAGCCGACGCCGGTGTCGGACTCCATGTGGAGCTTCGCCCGGGACTTGCCGAAGGTCATGACGCCCGGCGGGCCCTGGCCCATCTGCGTGCCGACCCGCCGCATCATCCAGCTCCAGAAGAGGATCGCGAGGACGATCGGGACGATCCAGATCAGGATCAGCTCGCCGAAGTTGGAGGAGCGGACCGCTTCGTACTCGACGCCCTTGGACTGGAGCTTGTCGACGAGCTGAGGCTGAGCGCCCTGTATGGTGTTCGCCATCCAGGGAAGGGCCCCGGCATCACGGCCGAGGACCGGCTTGTCGGGCTTCGGCGGCGCACGTCCGGGCTGTGCGGCGACGTAGCCTTTCACCCAGGAGTCGCCGATCACGACGCGCTGGAAGCGGCCCGCGTCGATCGCCGTGAGGAACTCCGAGTAGGGAACGCGGGTGACGCCGACGTTCTCGAAGAAGCCGCGGAAGAGGAAGAAGCCTACGATCAGGAGGAGGATGATCCCGAGCGGGGAGCCGAGCTTGAGCTTAGGTGAGTCCTGGCCCGACCCCTGAGGCTGCTTCTTGCCGCCAGGGTTCTGTGCCGGCTGCGTCGACATCCGCCGCGCTCCTTTCCATCCGCCTCCCTTCCTGCGGGCCAGTTGCACGATGGCGAACCCGACGGATGCGCGCACGACGCGTCTGCATGCGCGCGCGAAGGACACCGGCAAGCTATGGAGCCGATCGGGTGGACCGCAAGCCGTGCCCCCGAGCACCGGGCCCCGGGCGGGTTTGATGGGATGGCGTGCCTCCGAACTGCGCGCAGCCGATCAGCCGGCCGCCCGGATGCCCCAGTCCCGAAGATCGAAGCGGTGCAGCCGGAAGGAGGAGTCGATCCCGACCATCTCCTCCTCCGGCGTCGGCTCCCAGAGGTGGTCGTCGCCCGGGTCCTCTGACGCGATCAGGAGGCGGGGAACGGTGGCTCCCGCGACCTCGTGTCCCGACTCCGCCCGGAGCCTCGTCGCGTGGAAGAGCGTGCGCCCGCGCCTGCATGCGAGCATCGACCGTCCGTTGCCGACGAGGAAGTTGGTCGCGGAGGGCCGATAGCCCGGGGCGTCGGCGATTCCCGCGACGATCGCGACGGTCTCGCCGAGGGCCTGCGCGATCGCGGCCATCGGAGGATCGTGCTCCGGCGCAGCGAGCTTCGAGAGGCGGGTGAGGAAGAGCGCGAAGCAGCGGGAGCTGTCGGTCTCACCGGACGCGACCGAACGAAACGCCGGCGCCAGCTCTGCCTCGACGGCGCCGCGCACCTCGGAGAATCGCGGGATCGTCCCGTTGTGCGCGAAGAGCCAGGATCCCCAGGTGAACGGATGGGCGTTGCCCAGGCTCACGCGGCCTACGCTCGCCTCGCGGGCGTGGGCGATCGCCGCGGGGGCCTCCACCGACTCGGCGAGGCTCGAGAATCCGGGATCGGCCGCCGCCCCGCGAGCGCTCCGGACCAGGCGGGGCTCGTCCTGCCGGGGCTCCCACCAGCCGATACCCCATCCGTGGCGGTGTGCGCCGCTCTGGTGGAGGAGCGAGTTGGAGGAATGGAGGAGCGGCTGCCGGAGGGCCAGCGGCTGGGCGGAGCGGAATCCGAAGAGGCGGCACATCGTCGTGCCAGAGAACCTGGCACGGACGGTCCGCATTCGCCGGAGCGGGTCATGCGCAAAGGGGTGGGAGCTCCCGGTCCTCGTGGACGAGCTCCCCGCCGATGATCACGGCCCGGGCGTGGCGGGCGGCGAGGTGATAGGCGAGGTGCTCGACGCTCGGCGCGCCGTGGAGGACGAGATCGGCGCGCAGGCCCACCTCGAGCCGGCCGCGATCGCCGAGGCCGAGCGCCGCGGCGCCGCCGGCGGTCGCGGCAAGGAATGCCTCGGAGGCCGTCAGGCCGTTGCCCAGGCAGGCGAGCGACAAAGCGAGCGAGAAGCTCTCCGTCATGGCGCTCCCGGGGTTGCAGTTGCTGCCAAGGGCGAGCCGAACCCCCGCATCGGCGAGGACGCGACCAGGTGCATACGACGGACACTTCAAGTAAAGGGTCGAGATCGGCAGCAGCGTCGCGGCGACCCCCGCCTTCGCCAGGGCCTCGACGCCCTCGGGCGTGATGGTCTCGAGGTGATCGGCGGTGACCGCGCCGAGCTCCGCCGCGAGCTCCGCGCCCCTGCCCGCCGTGAGCTGATCGACGTGGAGGCGGACGCCGAGCCCATGGGCCTTCGCCGCAGCGGCGAGCATCCGGGCCTCTTCGTGGGTGAAGGCGCCCTGCTCCACGAAGACGTCCGCGAAGCGCGCGAGCCCCTCTCCCGCCACCACGGGGAGGAGCTCGTCGATCATGCGGGCGACCCATGCGTCCCGGTCGCCAGCGTCCGGAGGCAGCGCGTGGAGGGGGAGGAGGGTCCCGACGACCTCGACCGGAGACTCCTGCCCCAGGCGGCGAACGGCCCGCAGGATCTTGAGCTCGTCCTCGATCGTGAGACCGTAGCCGCTCTTGACCTCCACGGTGGTGACGCCCTCCGAGACGAGGCGCCGGACGCGGGGAAGCGCGAGCTCCACCAGCTCGTCCTCCGAAGCTGCCCGGGTGGCGCGAACCGTCGCGAGGATCCCGCCACCGGCTGCCAGGAGCTCCTGGTAGCTCGCGCCGCCGCAGCGCAGGGAGAACTCCCGCGCGCGATCGCCGGCGAAGACGAGGTGGGTGTGCGCGTCGACGTAGCCTGGCGCCACGAGGCCCCCGGCGGCGTCGATGGTGACCGCGGACGGAAGCGGAAGCACCTCCCGTGAGAGACTCTCCTGGGGGCCGACCCAAACGATCCAGCCGGCGCGCGCGGCGATCGCCCCGCCCTTCAGGATCCCGAGCGCAGCTTCGGGGCCGGCGGACGGATCGCCGGCGCAGGTGACGACGGCACCGGCGGAATGGATGATCAGGTCGGCTTCGATCACGGGAGATCCCCATCGGGCGCGCAAAGGGCACGCGAGGTCGCCGTTTGTATCAGAGCCCGCGAAGAAATCGGCCCTGCGGGAGCGGGACCGATTCCTTCGGTGCGCTTCGCGCAATGGTGCTCCTCCGTTGCTCCGCCCCCTCGTGAAGCTCTTCGCGAGCTCTCCACAGCCCCGAGTTCGACCGAACGCCCGCGGGCAGGTAGCTTGCGGCGCTGGGGCCTTCCTCGAGCGCAGTCGAGCCCCGATGTTCTCCTGGAGCCGACCGTGTCCCTTCGACGATTCGCCGCCCTCTCCCTCCTCCTGATGCCCCTCTTCGCCCACGGCCAGGGCGCCATCTCGCGGACCGAGGTTCGTCCGGCGAAGGATGGCTTCGTCTACGTGGGCACCGCGCCCGGCGTGAACTTCGGCGGCCAGTCGATGCCGCGGGCCCTCTACATGGACTTCGTCCACGGCGGCTACGTCACTTCCTCCGGCGTGGATATCTCGCTGGCCCTCTCGGGCATGAACTGGTTCCCCAGCGACAAAGAGTACTCGGTCTCGATGGGGCGGTTCAGCCTCGGTTGGCGGCCGTTCCTCAGGGACCCGCTCCCCATGATCCAGCCCTACGGCTTCGCGGGCTTCGGCGTCGGCGGCGAGGGCCGCTACCTCTGCAAGGAGGAGTCCGAGTGTGATCCGACCAAGGACTCGTGCCGTACGGTCTGCAGCCGGTCGCATTGGGTCGCGTCGGGCTTCCTCGGCGCGGGCGTCGACTTCAACTCCTTCCTCTTCTTCATCGGCCAGCAGCAGCTCCTCTTCTACGCGGGCGTGCAGGCTCGATACGAGTTCCTCGGCCGCTACAACATGCCGGTGATCACGATCCCGGTCGGCCTCCGGCTCCAGTAGAGGGGCGCCCAGCCCTCACCTCCACCTACATCCACGGACGAGCCACACCCCTTGTCTTACATGGGGTGTTTCTGTGTGCGCACATTTACACTTGATTGCAGGAGCTTGGCACCGGTACCGTCGCGCCGTTCCAAAAGTAACGAATCAGAAGCCAGTTCCGACGCCCAGAGGGGCGTAGAATCGAGGAGTCAACGTGCGCGAGACGAGCCTTGATTGCGTGAAATCAGCATTGCAGCGGCTCGGGGTGGCCGCAATGGCCGCCGCCGGGATCCTGCTGGTCCCATGGGCCGGGCAGGCGAAGGCCAGTACTCCGGTCCCCCTGGCCCTCGAGATCGATAACGGCGAGGGGAAGCCGATCGATCTGGCGAAGGGTCGGACGTATTACCTGGACACGCTCGATATTCGGGCCGCGATCGGGGCCTACGCCGACGAGGGGGTCGACGGGCTCAAGTTCCAGGGCGATTTCCGGAACCTCGACTGGCGCGGCGTCTCCAAGGCCGAGCAGGAGTTCGTCCTCCTGGCCAACGCCGACGGCACCTACACCCGGCGCGCTTTCTACCGCAACGCCGCGTGGATGAACCAGAACGGCTTCATCATGCTCGACCAGGTGGACGCGCGGGGCCGCGTGACGGGAGAGGGAGCGGTGCTGCTCACCGGCGACTCCGGCTCCCGCTCGATCACGGACGCCTTCTTCATCCGGCGGATGCGGGCGATCCAGTGGACCTATGACTGCCCGACCGCGACGGATTGCACCGGCGCGCGCAGCTTCGAGGAGGAGGCCCTCGTCGAGCTCCGGAACGCCACCACGCTCGTGGGCGCCTCCCAGACCTTCAAGCTCCACCCCCAGACCGCGGCAATCCGGGTGACCTGGAGCCAGAACCTCCTCCGCCCCTATTTCGTGCCGATCCGGCAGATCGACAAGCCCGCCTACGCCTACGGCTTCCAGATCGGCGTGCAGGCGATCACGCCCGCGCGGAAGGACGGCACCTACGCCGCGGGAACCGACGTCTCGTTCCGGGTGACCCTCCGTGACGGCGAGGGCAAGGCCCTCCACGCGCCCGGGACGCTCCCGAGCTACATGGACACCGTGCTGAACGAGGACCCCGCCGGGATCCGCTACTACACCGCGTTCTTCGATCCGACGACGACCTACTACCGCCGCAAGCACCGCGAGCGGATGCTGATGGCACAGATCATCGGACCGGCGCAGAGGATCCAGCCGATCCGGTCCATCCTCGCCCTGGAAGACTTCCTGCAGCCCGGCACGCAGAACCCCGGTCAGCTTCCGCGAGACGGCGTCTACTCCGAGGTGCAGACCCTCCCCC
The Vulgatibacter incomptus DNA segment above includes these coding regions:
- a CDS encoding cytochrome c family protein, with the protein product MKSALQRLGVAAMAAAGILLVPWAGQAKASTPVPLALEIDNGEGKPIDLAKGRTYYLDTLDIRAAIGAYADEGVDGLKFQGDFRNLDWRGVSKAEQEFVLLANADGTYTRRAFYRNAAWMNQNGFIMLDQVDARGRVTGEGAVLLTGDSGSRSITDAFFIRRMRAIQWTYDCPTATDCTGARSFEEEALVELRNATTLVGASQTFKLHPQTAAIRVTWSQNLLRPYFVPIRQIDKPAYAYGFQIGVQAITPARKDGTYAAGTDVSFRVTLRDGEGKALHAPGTLPSYMDTVLNEDPAGIRYYTAFFDPTTTYYRRKHRERMLMAQIIGPAQRIQPIRSILALEDFLQPGTQNPGQLPRDGVYSEVQTLPQGSDLFGGAFDPTAYGWTVPVSDIVTFHVPADAPAGTYFVTLKGRRVYMGEDIPATTNVQIQIGTPVVTQANLGVGNCQTCHTNGGELSKVLHGNTNVAACAGCHAPLSFELEGPIAVRLHFIHSRSGRLNTSVQNCSTCHTSVASIQRTSKAACLSCHTSYPAWHETQFGKIESMYVGGGAESFANCTTSCHTNHPGSRL